The segment TAACTGACGTATCcttcatcattgtcatcgCTACATCTTTGTCCTTCGGGTAAGATGAAcgaaaagtgaaaaattcaataaataagAATGAGCTGTAATGAAGTGGAAGTGAATGTGTTGATATCTAAGTGTAACCACGTGTTCAGGTGATTGCGGGTGAAAATGGACGGTATTTGGACAGATTACAATTTCAAAGAGATCAAGTCCCATTTtggattcaaaaaatatgccGTATCATGCTTGGTAATCGTGTATGGACTAATTAAGGTATTCACGTGGATCTTCCGCCAATGGGTGTATTCTAATTTAAATAATTTCTCCAACAAATCCTCGCTACTGAAGAGAGCTACTGCCTCATGTGGTGAGAAGAATGTCAAACtctttggtttttttcatccgTATTGTAATGCTGGTGGTGGTGGGGAAAAAGTACTATGGAAAGCCGTAGATATTACTTTGAGGAAAGACGCTAAGAACGTCATTGTCATTTATTCAGGGGATTTTGTAAATGGAGAAAATGTTACTCCAGAGAATATTCTTAATAATGTGAAAGTCAAGTTCGATTACGATTTGGATTCGGatagaatatttttcatttcattaaAATTGAGATACCTAGTCGATTCTTCGACATGGAAGCATTTCACTTTGATTGGACAGGCCATTGGATCAATGATGCTGGCATTCGAATCCATTATTAAATGTCCACCCGATATATGGATCGATACAATGGGGTACCCTTTTAGCTATCCCATTGTAGCTaggtttttgaaaaggattCCCATCGTCACATATACACATTATCCGATAATGTCAAAGGACATGTTAAATAAGCTGTTTAAAATGCCCAAGAAGGGTATTAAGGTCTACGGCAAAATATTATactggaaaatttttatgTTAATTTATCAATCCATTGGTTCTAAAATTGATATTGTAATCACGAATTCGACATGGACAAACGACCATATAAAGCAAATTTGGCAATCCAATACATGTAAAATCATTTATCCTCCATGCTCCACTGAGAAGCTAGTAGATTGGAAGCAAAAATTTGGTACTGCTAGGGGCGAAAGGTTGAATCAGGCAATTGTATTGGCGCAATTTCGTCCTGAGAAACGTCATAAGTTAATCATTGAGTCCTACGCAACCTTTCTAAAAAATTTACCGGATTCTGTATCGCCAATTAAATTGATAATGGCGGGGTCAACTAGATCCAAGCAAGATGAAGATTATGTCAAAAGTTTACAAGACTGGTCAGAAAACGATTTGAAAATTCctaaaaatttgatatcaTTCGAGAAAAACCTACCCTTCGATAAGATTGAAATATTACTAAACAAATCTACTTTCGGTATTAATGCCATGTGGAATGAGCACTTTGGAATTGCAGTTGTGGAATATATGGCTTCTGGTTTGATCCCCATAGTCCACGCTTCGGCTGGCCCATTGTTAGATATAGTCATTCCATGGGACTCCAACGGGGATATCAGAAAAGTTCAGTCACAATGGGAATTgcagaagaaatattttgctACTCTCGAAGATGACGGTGAAACTACcggttttttcttcaaagagcCAAGTGATCCTGATTATAACACAGGCAAGGATTCTCTAAGATACCCCAATTTGTCTGAACTATTTTTgcaaatgatgaaattggATTATGACTGTCTAAAGGTGATGAGCGCAAGAAACCAACGGTATGCATTGTATAAATTCTCCGATTTGAAGTTTGATAAAGATTGGGAAGATTTTGTACTGAATCCGATTTGCATATTAttagaagaggaagagagAGGCTGATATTTCGTGAAAATAAGAGCCTCGATTATAAGAAAACCTATACATAATATTACATACAAACTAGGGCATTAATATAGAATTGATTAACATGTTATGGCTGATTACTTTTCCTAGGGGAATCAACATTTTCAATGTAAAATTCAGGAACTCTATTCTGAATTTGTGAATCATCTGTTTCCGGTATTGATGAGGTAGTATTTGTGATTGTCAAGTTGTCTAATTTCGGAATAGAATTCAAGGGAAAATTGCTACTGCTCATATCATCAGGCTTCGTGTTTTGTTCATTAGTTGCCTGTGCGGTTACGCTCTCCATGATGTTCTCATTATTCAtggctttatttttagatAGCCTAGTGACTTTATTCACAAATTTACATTTGTCGTCATAGTTGGGCAAACTTGATAGTGCTTTGAGATTTTCAAACCATTCTATCATGTCGTCATAAGAATCTACTTTGAAAACCCAGTTATGACCTCTGTGTATTAGTCCATTAGAATTTGTACGCAATataaatttgttctttcctTGCTCTGAGTTCgattttgtctttttgGAATGCTCAGTAACGGTACACTCAACCAATGGTATTGACATCAACGGCGTGGAAAATTTATGCCTATCCGGGGTCTTAAATTCATGTAAAAAGCTTGGAGTAAGGACATAAAACCCACGTGAATAtgacttcaaaaattttgatcttttctcCAGAAATCCAGATTTAACTTCCAAAGTAAAAGGATCGTTTTGATTATTGTACGATATCTCTTTGAACTTCCTCATGGGCAAATTTGGTGGTACAAAACTGGAAATGTTCCTTAGAATGAAACTGTCCCATTCAAGATTTGTGTTTTTGTTCAATATTGTGGAATCTAGTTTAGAGATTACTGAGTCAAACACAACTTGAGCTTCTTTGCCAAGGATTTTAGCGTAGCTAGTTAATCCATTCTGTATCTCCATTACGATAACACTTTCTAACTGAGCCCCTGAATTTTGCAAGTTATCGAATGCCTCGTGTAAatagttttcttcaacCAATTGTCTTTTAATTTGCTTCTCCAATTgcaattttatcaaaaatggGTCACTCTTCGGCGTACCTAATTTACATTCTTTTAAGGATTCattaaaaagtttcattAAGTGCTTAGTCTGCTGTAATTCTTTACCACAggaatttttaaaatcaGATTGTAAAgctttaatttctttaatttttacTAATAAATCTCTTCTCAAATCCTCTAGTCTAGGTATGATTTCACTGGTCAACTCTTTCGAACTTTTCAATGCTAAAGAGGCCAGGTTCTCGTGATATTTGGTCAGCATTGTGGGCAAATCTTGGATGGACCCACTACCTAGAggtagaaaaaatttctgcaGGGACTTATCTTCATTAGAGACCGGCTGATATTGGTTTTCAATGCTGAAAAAGGGGAACTGTACAGCATGAGATAATCTCAGTTGCTGTCTAACTATCTCGTCCTGTATGGAGGCGGTCTCAGAGAGGTATACCAATATGGCACGAATAACATTTCTCCAGGCAGAAAACCTGGCAGATAACACGTCAGTGGGCTGTGCAGAAGTGGGTATCAGTATCACCAGAGGCGACCTAGGATCGTTTTGGTTGGAATTATACTGTTTCTGGTGGCTGTGAAGAGACATTCTTGGCATAGCTAGAATAGAAGGGTCAGTGAACGAACCTATGTTACTGACatcgttattattattattattattattttgagAGGGTGGAATATTATTAGAGTTCAAAGAGTGTGTCACATTGGTGCCAGCCGCAGCATCGACCATCGAATTTTGTCGATCCTGATCATACACATCCGAGTGAGCCGGAATAGTGTGATCAGAAGTCACGGCATCGATAGGATAAGGTACAGGGTTACGTTGCGCGAGCGACGAGGGTAGTGACAAAGGCATGTTCTGGCccttttgttgttgctgttgatAAGCCGGATTAAAATGTTCCGACCTCATTCTGCCTTCCAGTTGCTGATATTGACTTCTGAGGTCGAGAGAGGTTCTTCCACTGTTCCGTTGGTAAGACATGGTGCAGTGGGCGGCTGAGTAAAGCGTATGGCACCCTCCTAAACCTCTGTTTGTGCGGTCATCTTCTCATGTAGTAGGTTGCATCGCCTTTTGATTCAAGAATGCGGCGTGACCcggaaaaaagaagctgtATTGGTtgattactattattattatgggTTTTACCAGTACCAGCCCCAGCACCAGGAGGATATATTGGCATTGGTAGGTGCAAGAGCTCCCAAAAGTACAAGTATCTATGTGACGTGTTATTCCGTAGCAGTTTTATCTTACCGGAGTGTGTACTGCATTTACTTCTGCttttaacatttttttcgcCAATGCTGGCTCGATCAAGAAGCTGCTTGCCATTtgaattatttatatatagaaatattAATCATACATTAATCTTACATGGGAATAGTGTGACACTTCCGGCGCAAGATACCAATGGAGCACGTACCAAAGAAGTCATTTGGACATTtctttaaaagaaaaactacaACTGTAGATGGAAGCAAACCACAGGTCTCCGGAACTGCTAACCGACTGCGGAAGCTGCTGCACAAAGGCAAGATACAGCAGCAGATGGTGCCGGCTGAATCTCAGTATAGAATTCCGGGCTATTTTAGGGATAATCGAAGCGTGCGAGTCAAAACCCCTATGTGCAACAACTCACCGTTAGCGGCGCCATCCACGCTTCATATCAATGAAAGATACGTTCGCTATGACATCAACACTAGGCCCTTAATTGTTGTGCTTGCGATCTCAATTGTATTTTTCGGCTGTCTCCTGGTGCTTAAGGACATCATCATTCAATCATCGGAAAACATCCTAAGTGTTTCCAAATGGAAAATTATAGGGGCGTCTTTCATGGGCACACCATACACAGGTCTTCTCACGGGACTAATTGGCACTGCATTTTCACCATTTTCTGCTGTTTCGTCGTGGCTTTCGTTCATCTTTTGACACAATCCGTCTTCATTTTCCGGGGGCATTACCAATGGAAAATCATGTTgtcacttttttcttccactttTTCGTTAACTTATATAAACGCATTCTTGTATAGTTTGTGTTATGTATTAGGTGGTCTTGGTGTTCTAATTGATGTTTTTACTCCCATTTCTCACTCGTCATCCTAGCTCTATTCACCAGTCCTCAGTTCAGTTTCGAGGATTACTTACTGTAATCTCAAGAAATATACACATTCCCATCCCTCATAAAATGTTGCCTCTTTCAATTGAACAGAGAAGACCCTCCCGGTCTCCCGAATACGATCAGTCTACTTTATCAAATTACAAGGACTTCTCAGTTCTTCATACCCATTTGAGCTTGTCTGTTTCCTTCGATAAGTCTGCTATTTCAGGGAACGTTACGTTCCAGTTGAAAAAACTGTacgatgaaaaaaaatcgagGGACTTCCATCTGGACACGTCCTATTTGGATGTCCAGGAGGTCCAGATTGATGGTTCTAAGGCGGATTTTCGAATTGAGCAAAGAAAGGAGCCCTTGGGCTCCAGGCTGGTTATCAATAATACCTCTTGCAACGATAACAttaatttgaatattcaGTTTCGTACAACTGACAAGTGCACCGCTTTGCAATGGCTAAACAGCAAGCAAACCAAGGGCGGTAAACCGTACGTATTTTCACAGTTGGAAGCTATTCATGCGAGATCCTTGTTCCCCTGCTTTGATACTCCCTCTGTGAAATCTACTTTCACTGCATCTATTGAATCTCCACTACCAGTGGTTTTTTCAGGCATCACGATCGAAGATACAACTACGGATACTAATATTTACAgatttgaacaaaaagtCCCCATTCCAGCTTACTTGATCGGCATTGCCTCTGGTGATCTGTCGAGCGCTCCAATTGGACCTCGTTCCACCGTTTATGCAGAACCATTTCGTTTGGAAGATTGTCAATGGGAATTTGAAAACGATGTAGAGAAATTCATTCAAGCTGCTGAGAAAATTATTTTCGATTATGAGTGGGGCACTTATGATATCTTGGTTAACGTCGATTCGTACCCTTACGGCGGTATGGAATCTCCGAATATGACATTTGCTACGCCCACCTTGATTGCTCATGATAAATCTAATATTGATGTCATTGCCCATGAACTTGCTCACTCATGGTCTGGTAACTTAGTGACCAATTGTTCCTGGAATCATTTTTGGCTGAATGAAGGTTGGACTGTTTACTtagaaagaagaattattgGTGCTATTCATGGTGAACCAACTAGGCATTTCAGTGCTCTGATTGGTTGGAGCGATTTACAGAACTCTATCGATTCCATGAAGGACCCTGAAAGATTTTCTACTTTGGTGCAAAACTTGAACGATAACACTGATCCTGACGATGCCTTTTCCACTGTTCCTTATGAGAAGGGATTTAACCTATTATTTCACCTAGAAACTGTTTTGGGAGGCAAGGCCGAATTTGACCCATTTATTAGACACTATTTCAAGAAGTTTGCCAAGAAATCTTTGGATACTTTCCAGTTTTTGGACACTTTATATGAGTTTTATCCTGACAAAAGGGAAATTTTGGATTCTGTTGATTGGGAAGCTTGGCTGTATAAGCCAGGGATGCCACCAAGGCCTCACTTCATCACTGCTTTGGCTGATAGTGTTTACCAATTGGCTGACAAGTGGGTTGAAATGgctcaaaatttgaaaaatacagAAGAGTTCCGGTCTGAATTCGATGCTATTGATATTAAGGATTTTAATTCGAACCAATTGGTTTTGTTCCTGGAGACTTTGACACAAAATGGCCATTCTAGcaaaaaaccaaaagaTTTTGACTGGGCCAAGTTCCCCGTCGCATCTAAGGCACTATTAGATATCTATCAAGATAAGATTGTTAAATCGCAAAACGCTGAAGTTGTTTTCAAGATGTTCAAATTCCAGATCTTTGCCAAGCTACAAGAAACCTATAAGCATTTAGCTGATTGGTTGGGGACTGTAGGTAGGATGAAGTTTGTCCGTCCCGGTTACAGACTATTAAACTCTGTGGACCGCCAATTGGCTGTTGCCACTTTCGATAAATTTAAGGACACGTATCACCCAATTTGTAAAGCTCTTGTGAAACAAGATTTAGGTCTCTGAAAAGGGGCGTGTTAAAGAACAAATAGGTAAATAAGTAAATATAACTTATTTATGTTCCTTCCGTAGTACTTCTGATTCTTATTAGTGGCGGAGCATTGTGTCATGCGGTACGAATATTGTACTTTTGTCACATGCAATCgaggcaaaaaaaaaaaaaaataaataataacaacgaatataaaaacaaaTCATAAGAGTTTAGACTCGATTTCGACACTCCACGGCTTTGTATACTGGATTTGGAACCATCAGCTGTCAGATACGCATAaaataatactaaataCTTCAACAATGAACCAGCTAGGAGCTTTAGCCGTAAGTTAAAAGTCATAAACATAATTACATCATTGAAAGCACAATATTAACGCGTTTtaaccttttttctttatttctatAGCAAGTTTCACGTTTCACtcaaaacttttcaatggaaaatatcaagagtGAGTTTCAATCCTTGCAATCCAAACTGGCAACCCTTCGCACCCCgcaagaatttttcaatttcaagaaaatttctaAACCTCAAAACTTCGGGGAAGTCCAATCTAGAGTGGCTTATAATCTGAAATACTTTTCCAGTAACTATGGTTTGATTATTGGTTGTTTGAGCATCTACACATTATTGACAAATTTGTTGCTACTCTTTGTCATCGTTCTAGTCGTAGCTGGCATTATTGGTATAAATAGACTTAAGGGTGAAGAGCTGGTAACTCCATTTGGCTCTTTCAAAACCAACCAATTATACACTGGATTGATTTGTGTTGCTGTGCCAATAGGTTTCTTAGCTTCGCCAATCTCAACTTTGCTATGGTTGATTGGTGCTTCCGCAGTCAGCGTCTTCGGACATGCATCATTGATGGAAAAGCCTATCGAAACTGTATTTGACGAAGAAACTGTTTGAACACTCCTGCGAATGCtgggaaaaagaaatctcttcttttttattgtatattttactcttcttcaattttagtTAATTCTCGTCTTTTATCCTCTTCCCCCGTCAACTTTAGTATGTAATTGTATACAGACGTCATTCATAATTACAGTTAACTTCTCTGTTCTTCTCACGCCCTTAAGATTTACATGTGCAGATTTATTCATTGGGtttatgtatttttttttttttgtttaccATGTGTACAATTAATCATTTAAGATTCACGTGCCtaaaggtaaaaaagaataataacatAACCCTAGGGAGACAAGGTTTATATCGGTCGTATATAATATAGTCAAACGGCACGCGTTTTATGTGTCTCTCCTACACAGTATAACAAGATCTACTTTTATTCTTAATTGGCACCACAATTCCGTTACTAGTTATTAACTACTGGTGGTATCTGGAAGGTAAAAAAGTCACATGTAGATGGCGTTAATAGGTTAAAGTTTAGTAACTTAAAAATAGCTTGAATAAAAGACGTCATAAAATAATAGGGCGTGTGGTCTAGTGGTATGATTCTCGCTTTGGGCGACTTCCTGATTAAACAGGAAGACAAAGCATGCGAGAGGCCCTGGGTTCAATTCCCAGCTCGCCCCATTATCTTTTTCACCGCAAAGTGCCGCTTTTTTGACTTCTGTTTTTTCTGCTGCATATTTCTTTGTTCAGGATCAACCAACCTTCCTGCTACTCCAGGCTGAAAGAAGTAATCTGGCCCCATGTATGTTTTGTAACATACATGCACCGCAAGTGAAGTAGGTAGGCTGAGAACAAAGAAGATTGAAAGGAACCGAATCAAAAGCGTATAAGGGCTCCCCTCCCCACCCTCCATAGTATATGATGACATTACTGATCTAGCTTTAGTCCAATACCCTTTTCATTTACTCTTCCTGGTAAGAAACACAAGCAATTCTCGGATTAATTACTTTTCTCGAAAGGGGATCCCGAACGCCTATCGGAAAAAGTAGCAACCCTTAAGGGGAGAGCACGGCTCTTGGCATAACAGAAGACAGCACAGCACTAAAAGCAGGCCAGTCGCTGTGAGTACAACTCGGGTATGAAAGTATCTTCTCGTTTTGGTGGAATAGTGATTCCTCTTCTTCGAAGGCGCTTACGCTTCGCCCAATAATGTCATGATTTACAACTAAACCTTCCTCTCCGAACCCTTAAAAGCAGGCAAattgagaaattttttttgctcgtctttttttctcccaTTTCGATTACCTTATTGGGAACTTCTCGAAGAACTCGGCGAAGAGGGCCAGAGGAAGATTACTGACTATCATCGAGCcttgtttcttttggcCTCTCCAGTAAGTTGCAAATGCAGTATTGGCTTTTTCAAAGGGagaagagagaaagaaagcGGAAGCTAGTCTCGCTGCTTTTTTAGTAcagttattttttgtttatttgtttcttAACGACAGACAACGAGAAAGCTTGTGCG is part of the Saccharomyces paradoxus chromosome XIV, complete sequence genome and harbors:
- the ALG11 gene encoding alpha-1,2-mannosyltransferase ALG11 (Alpha-1,2-mannosyltransferase~similar to YNL048W); translated protein: MDGIWTDYNFKEIKSHFGFKKYAVSCLVIVYGLIKVFTWIFRQWVYSNLNNFSNKSSLLKRATASCGEKNVKLFGFFHPYCNAGGGGEKVLWKAVDITLRKDAKNVIVIYSGDFVNGENVTPENILNNVKVKFDYDLDSDRIFFISLKLRYLVDSSTWKHFTLIGQAIGSMMLAFESIIKCPPDIWIDTMGYPFSYPIVARFLKRIPIVTYTHYPIMSKDMLNKLFKMPKKGIKVYGKILYWKIFMLIYQSIGSKIDIVITNSTWTNDHIKQIWQSNTCKIIYPPCSTEKLVDWKQKFGTARGERLNQAIVLAQFRPEKRHKLIIESYATFLKNLPDSVSPIKLIMAGSTRSKQDEDYVKSLQDWSENDLKIPKNLISFEKNLPFDKIEILLNKSTFGINAMWNEHFGIAVVEYMASGLIPIVHASAGPLLDIVIPWDSNGDIRKVQSQWELQKKYFATLEDDGETTGFFFKEPSDPDYNTGKDSLRYPNLSELFLQMMKLDYDCLKVMSARNQRYALYKFSDLKFDKDWEDFVLNPICILLEEEERG
- the SLM2 gene encoding phosphatidylinositol 4,5-bisphosphate-binding protein (Phosphoinositide PI4,5P(2) binding protein, forms a complex with Slm1p~similar to YNL047C), which translates into the protein MSYQRNSGRTSLDLRSQYQQLEGRMRSEHFNPAYQQQQQKGQNMPLSLPSSLAQRNPVPYPIDAVTSDHTIPAHSDVYDQDRQNSMVDAAAGTNVTHSLNSNNIPPSQNNNNNNNNDVSNIGSFTDPSILAMPRMSLHSHQKQYNSNQNDPRSPLVILIPTSAQPTDVLSARFSAWRNVIRAILVYLSETASIQDEIVRQQLRLSHAVQFPFFSIENQYQPVSNEDKSLQKFFLPLGSGSIQDLPTMLTKYHENLASLALKSSKELTSEIIPRLEDLRRDLLVKIKEIKALQSDFKNSCGKELQQTKHLMKLFNESLKECKLGTPKSDPFLIKLQLEKQIKRQLVEENYLHEAFDNLQNSGAQLESVIVMEIQNGLTSYAKILGKEAQVVFDSVISKLDSTILNKNTNLEWDSFILRNISSFVPPNLPMRKFKEISYNNQNDPFTLEVKSGFLEKRSKFLKSYSRGFYVLTPSFLHEFKTPDRHKFSTPLMSIPLVECTVTEHSKKTKSNSEQGKNKFILRTNSNGLIHRGHNWVFKVDSYDDMIEWFENLKALSSLPNYDDKCKFVNKVTRLSKNKAMNNENIMESVTAQATNEQNTKPDDMSSSNFPLNSIPKLDNLTITNTTSSIPETDDSQIQNRVPEFYIENVDSPRKSNQP
- a CDS encoding uncharacterized protein (similar to YNL046W) codes for the protein MEHVPKKSFGHFFKRKTTTVDGSKPQVSGTANRLRKLLHKGKIQQQMVPAESQYRIPGYFRDNRSVRVKTPMCNNSPLAAPSTLHINERYVRYDINTRPLIVVLAISIVFFGCLLVLKDIIIQSSENILSVSKWKIIGASFMGTPYTGLLTGLIGTAFSPFSAVSSWLSFIF
- the LAP2 gene encoding bifunctional aminopeptidase/epoxide hydrolase (Leucyl aminopeptidase yscIV with epoxide hydrolase activity~similar to YNL045W) — translated: MFLLPFLTRHPSSIHQSSVQFRGLLTVISRNIHIPIPHKMLPLSIEQRRPSRSPEYDQSTLSNYKDFSVLHTHLSLSVSFDKSAISGNVTFQLKKLYDEKKSRDFHLDTSYLDVQEVQIDGSKADFRIEQRKEPLGSRLVINNTSCNDNINLNIQFRTTDKCTALQWLNSKQTKGGKPYVFSQLEAIHARSLFPCFDTPSVKSTFTASIESPLPVVFSGITIEDTTTDTNIYRFEQKVPIPAYLIGIASGDLSSAPIGPRSTVYAEPFRLEDCQWEFENDVEKFIQAAEKIIFDYEWGTYDILVNVDSYPYGGMESPNMTFATPTLIAHDKSNIDVIAHELAHSWSGNLVTNCSWNHFWLNEGWTVYLERRIIGAIHGEPTRHFSALIGWSDLQNSIDSMKDPERFSTLVQNLNDNTDPDDAFSTVPYEKGFNLLFHLETVLGGKAEFDPFIRHYFKKFAKKSLDTFQFLDTLYEFYPDKREILDSVDWEAWLYKPGMPPRPHFITALADSVYQLADKWVEMAQNLKNTEEFRSEFDAIDIKDFNSNQLVLFLETLTQNGHSSKKPKDFDWAKFPVASKALLDIYQDKIVKSQNAEVVFKMFKFQIFAKLQETYKHLADWLGTVGRMKFVRPGYRLLNSVDRQLAVATFDKFKDTYHPICKALVKQDLGL
- the YIP3 gene encoding Yip3p (Protein localized to COPII vesicles~similar to YNL044W) yields the protein MNQLGALAQVSRFTQNFSMENIKSEFQSLQSKLATLRTPQEFFNFKKISKPQNFGEVQSRVAYNLKYFSSNYGLIIGCLSIYTLLTNLLLLFVIVLVVAGIIGINRLKGEELVTPFGSFKTNQLYTGLICVAVPIGFLASPISTLLWLIGASAVSVFGHASLMEKPIETVFDEETV